The sequence ATCCGGCGCTACCGGCCCGACGTCGTCGTCACCTATGACGAAAACGGCTTCTACGGCCACCCGGACCACATCCAGGCCCACCGCATCACCATGGCCGCTGTCGAGCGGACGAACATCCCCGCAAAGGTGTACTGGACCACCGTGCCGCGCAGCGCGTTTCAGGATTTCGGCCGCGTCATGAAGGAGCTTGGCGTCGAGTTTCCCGAGCCGGACGGGCCGTCTGAGGAGATGCCGCAGCTCGGCCTGCCTGATGACGAGATCACCACGTGGGTGGACACGAGCGGCTACGGCGGACAGAAGTTCGAATCGCTGGCTGCGCACGCCAGCCAGGCCGAGAACATCTTCTTCCTGCAACTTGGCCAGGAACGGTTCACCGAGCTGATGGGTGTGGAGACCTTCGTCCGGGTCCGCGACATCACCGCTGCGCCGACGCCCGAGGACGACCTGTTCGCCGGACTGCGCTGACCGAGCACGCATGGCATGGCCGCCACAACCGGATGCTCTGCTGGTCTATGTCGGGGCGTACGCCTGTAGCCACACGCGTGCCACCACACGTAGGGCAGGGTGAAGTCGGCGCGCAGTGCTGCCGACAGCGGCCCGGATCCGCAGCCCGCGTCGAGGATCCGGCGGCCTGAGACGTCGCCGGCGAGACGGAGCATCTCGGGGCGCTCGTAGTACGCGTTGAAG comes from Micromonospora viridifaciens and encodes:
- a CDS encoding PIG-L family deacetylase; amino-acid sequence: MAERSLTLMAVHAHPDDEATSTGGILARYAAEGITTVLVTCTDGRCGDGPGGVKPGDPGHDPQAVVAMRRAELAASCEALKVTHLETLGYADSGMMGWAANDAPGAFWNTPVAEAADRLTELIRRYRPDVVVTYDENGFYGHPDHIQAHRITMAAVERTNIPAKVYWTTVPRSAFQDFGRVMKELGVEFPEPDGPSEEMPQLGLPDDEITTWVDTSGYGGQKFESLAAHASQAENIFFLQLGQERFTELMGVETFVRVRDITAAPTPEDDLFAGLR